The Blautia luti nucleotide sequence TCCGCTGTTCATGATCTGATCAGAAAGTGTGATGATCTGTCCTTCCTGTGTCTGCACAGTTCCAATCTTCACAGGAAATTGCACTCTGGTATCCGTCTCTTCGTTATACTGATAGGGTCCCCAAAAAGTAACACCTTTTACACCTGCCGGAATACTGATGGTATCAATCTTCGCATCTTTCGGCATATCAATGATATAATATCCTGAAGAATTCTCCTTCTGTGCATCCGCTTCCAGCGTTTCTGTAACCTGACTGATATCTGCTGCTCCTGTAATAAGGATATCCGCTCCATCCGGATAATCGAAATCTCCCAGTCCATTATTGTCAAAAATCTCCTGGGCTGTCTTATCTCCTGCATCCTGATATCTGTAAATTCTGTACAGCCTGTTCTCATTACGATCCCATATTTTTCCATCTAGACTTAACTCACAGTCATAACTATTCTGTGAAACGTACAGCCGGTTAGACAATTCAACAGCATCTTCCAGAGACATATCAAATGTCACTGCCTGACTTCCGGATGAAATTTTCACATCCTGCCAGTCATCTTCTTCAAAAGATTTTACATAAGAAATACCTAACGAATAATTACCGGTCCAGGAATCACCTTCTTCGTTTTCAAAGGTTCCTGCCCCCCAGTCAAATGCTTTGTGAAATACTGGCACTTTTTCCTTGCTGTAGCCTTCAATCTGAATCCACGCAGGACTATACTGTTCATCATGTCCGGTATCATTGTAAAGATTATAGAACTCTGATTTTCCTTTAATATTCAGATTCCAACAATCAAAGTGTACATTCTCTATTCCGGAAATGCCGCCGATCATTGCATCGTCAACAAATGTTACTGTATCATCAGCTCCAGTTCCCTTGATTTCTCCATTCATATGAAGCTGTTTGAATGTGACCGTACCTTTTCCTTCCTTGATCTCTATGGATTCTTTGTCATTACCGACACCCCAGAATGTGATATTTCCATTTGGAGTAATGCTTCTGATCTTTACATCTCCGTCTCCATAGCCTACAAATACATTCATTCCCTCAGGAACTACAATATCTTCTTCATCTTCCAGATCATGTGGTACAACCAGACAGTATCCGGTATTATCTCCTTCCATGCTATTCAGTGCATTTGTGAGAGTTGTTTTCTCCATTGTCTGCATTTCCACATCCGGTCTGTCTTCATCTGTACGCAGGCAAGTGTTAAACTGTCCCTCATTGATAAAAGCTACCTCATAGGTTCCAGTTCCCTGAGCCGTTGTTGCCGGTTCTGTCTGTACATCTGCTTCCTCAACAAACGCATCCTGCTGCTCTTCTTCGCCAGTCTCAAACTCAGCAGCTTCTTCCTCTCCTGATGTCCAGATTTCTTCTGTGTTTTCCGGTTCATCAATATCTACTGCTTCATCCGCTGTTTCTTCCAATAGAGTTTCTTTCTCCGCGTTCTGCGCTTCACTGTCTTCTTCTGAAGAAAATTCCGCGCCCATCACTGCCATACTTTCCGCAACAGGCGATACACATAAAAGCGCTGCCAGCAGTAATGCAATCTGTTTCTTCTTCATACTCTTGAACCTCCTTTATCTTGGATTAATTTATAAAATGCTGCCGTTCTCAGGCAGCATTCAGAATTCCTTTACCGGGATATCTTTCTAAAAATTCAAATTCTCTCCAAGCCTGTTTCTGTATATCTGCTGTCAAACGTTACCTATCCTCATTCACTACACTATGCCTTCATATTGTATGTTTAATATTATACAGTATTTTTATATCATTCGGCAATTATTTCATTACTTTTTTATATTAATTTTAATTTTTTCTATTTATTTTTCTTATATTTTATTATTTTCAGACTTTTCTACAGTAGACTCTCTTCTCCGATTTTATCAAGAAAACTATTCATTTCTTCCAGAGTCATCTTTTCTTCCAATCCGTAAATAATCGCTGCATCATAACGTATACGCGGATAAAGTCTCGGCTTCTGCCCAATGTCCAGAAGCCTTTGTGTATCCGACAGATCAAGAGAAAGGAGAAACGCACACTGCAGCAGTATTTTCCTTGTAGGAATTCGCTGACCGCCAAACAGTTTTCGTGCATAGGATTCTTCCAGATTCAGTTCACGCACAACATCTTTCTTCTTCATTCCACGCTCTTCGATCAAATGCTCAAGATAAAGTCCGACCTCTACCTTGTTTCCTCGTTCTCTTGCAAAATATGCGGCACCTTCTTCTTTTATCATTCCCATGATTTCATCTGTTTCTTTCATTTCTTCTCACACCTCTTTCCTGTTCATATCTCCTTCCTGCCAGAACACAACTGCCTCCAGTTAAAAAAAGCAGATACGATACTAATAAGTGTACCATATCTGCCCATTTTAGGACGGGACAAATTTGTCCCTTTTTATGTATAGATTTCAAAATCCGGGAAAGAATTCACTTTCAGGATTTCCTGTTTCTGTTCTTCTGAACAGCGTACCTCTTTCAGACCTGTATGTTTAAACAGCGCTTCATAGTTTTCAATCTCTGCATTTGAAATATCTATCACTTGCAAATTCTCTGCACCTGTGATCGGCGTCAGATCTTTTACCAGACTGAAACTCACTGACAGGAAATTCAGTGATGGAAACTCTTCAATTCCCTCCACTGAAGAGATCGGTGCCGTAAATGCAAGAGACTCCAGTCCGTTCATTCCTTTTAATGGTTTTAAATCTTCCAGTGAAGTTTCTCCGCCCCACATAACCAGTGATTTCAGTGTGCTCATCTTAGAAAGCGTTTCTGCTGCTGTTTCATTTACATTACACATGCACAAAGAATCCAGATTCTTCATTTCTGTTAATGGTTCAAATATGCCGTTTTCTACTTCTGCATTATTCATATCCAGATAATTCAGGTTCATACTTTTCAGAAAATTGATATCTGCCAGATACATTCCCTGAATATTTAGCTGTGAAACACTGCTGCATTCCCCAAGTGATGACAGATCCTCTGCCGGATTCTCCATGATGCAAAGGATATCTAAATCTATCAGGCTTTGGATGCCAGAGAAATCAGTGATCATGTTTTTGCTCAGATAGAGTTCTTTTAGTGGCAGGTCTTTCAGGTCTGATATATCTTCGATCCTCTGATTGCACAGCGCAAGTTCTTCCAGATTTATCATCTGTGTCAGGTCAGAAAGATCCGTAATACTTCCACGGACAGAACCGAAGCTGCTGTCTTTTCCATCTATGTGATGCCCGATACCCCAGAAGCAGTCTTCATCGTCAAGGATTTCCTTTCCGACAATGCGGAGTTTTCTTACATTTTCTAACATATCGGCTGTTATCTCATCTGTTTCAGAAAGATTTAGTTCTTTACGTACTGCTGCTTCAATTAATTCTTCTTTGAATATTATCTTATTATTCTGAGACTGCTTTGCATCCGAAATCTGTTTCGGGTCCTGACTCTGCTCTGTATTCTGGTCTGTCTCTTCCTCCTGCGTATTCTCTGCTGTAATCTGATTCTCCGTTACATTACGGTCTGCTGTAATCTTTCCATTTTTAACCACTGTTGTACACGGAAAAAGAACTGCCAGTATATAGCCGGCCACTATCAATCCAACCGCTGCACCTACTTTTTTGTAACCATTTTTTCTATTGTCTTCCTGGCACTTTTCAATTGCTTTACCTAACTCAGCAGCATCTGCATATCTTTTATCCGGTTCAAAAGAACAGGCTTTTTCTATCACTTTTTTCATTTTTCTGCTGATATCACATTCAGAAAGTTGGTTCTGTTCATAGTTCTCTATAGCCATATACAGCATTGTCTGCCCGATCGCATACACATCTGTCCTCTGGTCTGTCTGGGTGTAACCGTATTGCTCCGGAGCTGCAGTTCCTCTGGTTCCTACCACGAACGTATCTCTCTGACTGTCTTTTTTATAGCTGCGCATGGTTCCAAAATCAATGAATATCACTTCACCGCCGGGAGTAATTACAATGTTCTCCGGTTTAATATCACGATGGATCATTGGATCTTCTAAGTCCTGAAACTGCTCTGCCGCGTGGCAGATTTTTATACTTATCCTGCAAAGTTCTCTTTCCTGTATACCGCCTTTCTGCAGGACTATCTGAGATAACGGTGTTCCTTCTATGTATTCCCGCAAGAAATATACTCCGCCATTTTCTTCAAATATTCTGTAGGCTTTTGGGATTCCGGTTAAGCCCATTTCCGTTAATTTCTGAAGAATTTCCATTTCTTTGCGCAGCATTTCCGCCTGAAGTTTTCTGCCCCATTTCAGAACGCAAAAAACGCCTGTCACCGATTCTTTCACCAGAACTGTAAAGGAATCTTCGCTTTCTTTCAGACTTTCATATACTGTCCAGTGCTCCTGCATTTCCAACGGCAAATGATATTTAGCTTTCTCAGAAATACTGTTATTTAATATCTGTTCCTTTTTCATATACATTTCTCCATGTATAAAACCTTGACCCTGCAATTATCCTCACATTTTCATCTTGAACCAGACACCACTTTCAGAAGATAATCCAATTACTATAATCAGATTTTAACAGAAACCATAACAAAAGCCTATCTGTTTTTCCTGAATTTCTCTCCGCCATAGCGTAATCCTGCCTGAAGAACTTCTTGTATAACAGGAAATTCCAACATCATTTTCTGTTATGCAAAAAATTCCCTCTCCAGCTTTTACCGGAAAGGGAATTTTTTAGTTATATGATTTATTTTCTGTTAATCATTCAGCATCTTCTGCTGCTTCAGTTGTCTCTGCTGTTTCTTCTGCACTGTCTGCGTCTTTGCTGTCCGCTGCATCTTCAGTATCTTCACTGTCATCATATGGGATTACTGCACCATCATAGTTCTCATTGATAAAATCTTTGATCTCATCAGATTTCAATACATCAACCAGAGCTTTGATCTTGTCGCTGTTTTCGTTGCCTTCTTTTACTGCAATGATGTTTACATATGTTTTTGCAGCTTCAGAATCTGCCTGCTCATATGCAAGTGCATCTTTTGCAACTGAGAAACCGGCTTCCAGAGCGTAGTTTCCATTTAATACTACGTAAGCCGTCTCGCCTGTAACACGTGCTACCTGTGCTGCTTCCAGTTCTACGATCTCTACATTGTGAGGATTCTCTTCGATATCTTTTACAGTTGCATTTAATCCTGCACCGTCTTTCAGTGTGATGATTCCGTTGTCCTGGAGAAGAAGAAGTGCTCTTGCTTCATTTGTTGTATCGTTTGGTACTGCGATGGAATCTCCGTCTGCCAGATCATCCAGGCTGTCTTTTGTTCCAGGATAGATTCCAAATGGCTCATAGTGGATGCCGCCGGCATTTACAAGGTGTGTACCTTTTTCTTCATTGAACTGTTCCAGATATGGGATGTGCTGGAAATAGTTTGCATCGAATTCGCCGCTCTCTACAACCTCGTTTGGTCTTACATAGTCATCAAATACTGTAACTTCCAGGTCATATCCTTCTTTTTCAAGAAGTGGTTTTGCTTCTTCAAGGATCTCTGCATGAGGTGTTGCGGATGCTGCAACTGTGATTGTCTTATCATCATCTTTTGCATAAACGCCTGTGCTTAATGTTCCTGCTACTAATACACCTGTTAAAACTGCTGCTACTAATTTTTTCATAATAATCTTCCTCCTGAATTTTATAATTCTGTTTTAACTTTTTTCTTTTATTTTTATCCGCCCGGAAATTCTTCATTTCCTCCCCGCGGAATATTTTTTATTTGTACTTACTTTCTTCTGTCGATTTTATTTGCGATCAGCATTCCCACTGACTGGAAAATCTGTACCAGAATAACCAGCAGGATAACTGTTACGATCATGATATCTGACTGATATCTGTAATATCCGTAACGAATGGCGATATCACCAAGTCCACCGCCTCCAACTGCACCGGACATCGCGGAATAACCAAGGATGGTTCCGATTGCAATGGTCGCTCCCGTGATCAGTGATGTTCTGGCTTCTACCAGAAGCACTTTCACGATAATTCTCATGTTGCTTGCACCCATGGCTCTGGCTGCCTCGATTACACCTGCATCTACTTCTTTAATAGAAGATTCTACCATTCGTGCGATAAAGGGAATCGCTGCCACAACCAGCGGCACTACAGTTGCTGTAGATCCGTAACTCTTTCCCACCACTGCTCTGGTAAAAGGAATGAGCAGGATCAGTAAGATCAGAAACGGAATACTTCTCACTATATTTGCAATGGCATCCAGTATCTTATACAACACTGCATTTGGCTTCAGTCCCTCTTTATCAGACACTGCCAGCAGCACTCCCATCGGAAGTCCGAACAGGTATCCCAGAACTGTGGAAAGAACTGTCATGTAAAGTGTTTCTCCCACACCCTGTACAATCATCATTATTGTTTCATGATCCCACATATTCTGTCACCTCCCCGATTGCTAAACCTTTTTCCTTCAGATACTGCTTCATCATTTCTGTTCTGGTACTGCCCTCCATAAATTCCAGTATCATTTCTCCCTTGGCTACACCACCTACATTCTTGGTATCTGCCTTCAGGATATTTACCGGTTCTCCGAAGGTAAGGATCAGATTTGCGATTACAGGCTCAAAAGCTGAATTCTCGGAGAATACGATTCGTATCTTCTCACCGCTTTTGATCTCTGCCTGTCCTTTTTCCTTACCGGCATCCAGTCTGCTGTCTGCGCCGATATCGGAGCCTGTATCCTTTCGGATCAGTTCTTTGGCAACCTCTGACTGAGGATTTGCAAAAATATCTGCAACCAGTCCTTTCTCAACCACTTCACCCTCATACATGATCGCCACATGTGTACAGATTTCACGCACAACCGACATCTGATGAGTAATGATCACTATGGTGATTCCAAACTGTCTGTTAATCTTTTTCAGCAATTCCAGAATAGAAGAAGTAGTCTGCGGATCCAGTGCACTGGTAGCCTCATCACAAAGTAAAATCTTCGGATCCGATGCAAGTGCTCTTGCAATGGCAACCCTCTGCTTCTGACCACCGGAGAGCTGTGCAGGATAAGCATTCTGCCTGTCCCCCAGACCAACAATCTCCAACAGCTCTGCTGCCCTCTTTCTGGCCTCTGCCTTCTTCTTTCCTTTTATATAAAGGGGAAAACAGACATTATCGATCACTGACTTCTGCATCAGCAGATTGAAATGCTGGAAGATCATACCAATCTCTTCCCTCTGTTTTCTCAATTCCTTCTCTGTCAAATCTCCAAGAGCCTTCCCATCTATCAGAACCTGTCCCTCTGTAGGAACCTCCAGAAAATTCATACATCGTACCAATGTACTCTTACCTGCTCCCGACATACCGATAATCCCATATATATCACCGGAATCGATATTCAGGTTCACATCCTTCAAAGCCTCGACCACTCCATCTTTCGTGTCAAAAGACTTCCTGACCTTCTCAATCACAATCCCAGACATCTCATTCTCCCTCTCTCTTATTCCCCGCTCCGTTGAGCATGAACATACTATACCACTCCACTTCCGATTATGCCAATTCATAATACCTAGTGCCAGCTATAGTTTAAAGCTATATTTTTATCGCTTTACCTCATTAAAATCTATATCTCTTGGATTTCTTACAAAAAGAAAAACAGCAGGAGAAAGGTCACATTCCTTTCATCCTACTGCTTTGAAAGCGTAACATTCATTAAAGACTATATTCCTTATATAATTGCTCACGTCTTTTAGAATCTGTTGATACAATCGGGATTTCTTCCGTTCTCTGATCCTGAATCAGCCGAGTAATCAGACTTCCTAGTCGAGCTTCTCCCTGAATCTGCCCGATTGCCTCTCCTCTTGCCTGTCCAATTGCTTCGCCTCTCGCCTGTCCGATTGCCTCTCCTTCTGCACGTCCAATTGCTTTTCCCTCTGCTTTAAGTCTTTCAGATTCCAATTCCAGAACTTTTCCTCCCATAATATCACCTATTCCTTTCCGAACATTATCATCTTCGCGGAAAATATAGTCCGCAATTTTTATAATTAGTTTTGTCAGATCTGTATACAATTCTGACTTTCCTGTTTCTGTCAGTTCTTCTTCCAGGTTTACCCGGATTTCTTCGTATTCATTTAGGAATACCTGGAATAATTCTGGATTCAAATTATCCAGATGAGAGTGGCTCAATTAACTTAGAGTCTTTTTTTCTTCAAAGCAATACTTTTTACCACGCTTCCTGCTCCTTTCACTGCCTTACCGCTGATTTTTCTGAACGGAACTACTTTATAATAATATGTCTTTCCCTTCTTTACTTTTTTATCTGTGTATTTCAATGTCTTTCCACTGGTAATGGTTTTAATCTTACTGTACTTTCCTCTTTTACTTGTAG carries:
- a CDS encoding protein kinase domain-containing protein, with the protein product MKKEQILNNSISEKAKYHLPLEMQEHWTVYESLKESEDSFTVLVKESVTGVFCVLKWGRKLQAEMLRKEMEILQKLTEMGLTGIPKAYRIFEENGGVYFLREYIEGTPLSQIVLQKGGIQERELCRISIKICHAAEQFQDLEDPMIHRDIKPENIVITPGGEVIFIDFGTMRSYKKDSQRDTFVVGTRGTAAPEQYGYTQTDQRTDVYAIGQTMLYMAIENYEQNQLSECDISRKMKKVIEKACSFEPDKRYADAAELGKAIEKCQEDNRKNGYKKVGAAVGLIVAGYILAVLFPCTTVVKNGKITADRNVTENQITAENTQEEETDQNTEQSQDPKQISDAKQSQNNKIIFKEELIEAAVRKELNLSETDEITADMLENVRKLRIVGKEILDDEDCFWGIGHHIDGKDSSFGSVRGSITDLSDLTQMINLEELALCNQRIEDISDLKDLPLKELYLSKNMITDFSGIQSLIDLDILCIMENPAEDLSSLGECSSVSQLNIQGMYLADINFLKSMNLNYLDMNNAEVENGIFEPLTEMKNLDSLCMCNVNETAAETLSKMSTLKSLVMWGGETSLEDLKPLKGMNGLESLAFTAPISSVEGIEEFPSLNFLSVSFSLVKDLTPITGAENLQVIDISNAEIENYEALFKHTGLKEVRCSEEQKQEILKVNSFPDFEIYT
- a CDS encoding MetQ/NlpA family ABC transporter substrate-binding protein yields the protein MKKLVAAVLTGVLVAGTLSTGVYAKDDDKTITVAASATPHAEILEEAKPLLEKEGYDLEVTVFDDYVRPNEVVESGEFDANYFQHIPYLEQFNEEKGTHLVNAGGIHYEPFGIYPGTKDSLDDLADGDSIAVPNDTTNEARALLLLQDNGIITLKDGAGLNATVKDIEENPHNVEIVELEAAQVARVTGETAYVVLNGNYALEAGFSVAKDALAYEQADSEAAKTYVNIIAVKEGNENSDKIKALVDVLKSDEIKDFINENYDGAVIPYDDSEDTEDAADSKDADSAEETAETTEAAEDAE
- a CDS encoding methionine ABC transporter permease; the encoded protein is MWDHETIMMIVQGVGETLYMTVLSTVLGYLFGLPMGVLLAVSDKEGLKPNAVLYKILDAIANIVRSIPFLILLILLIPFTRAVVGKSYGSTATVVPLVVAAIPFIARMVESSIKEVDAGVIEAARAMGASNMRIIVKVLLVEARTSLITGATIAIGTILGYSAMSGAVGGGGLGDIAIRYGYYRYQSDIMIVTVILLVILVQIFQSVGMLIANKIDRRK
- a CDS encoding methionine ABC transporter ATP-binding protein, with product MSGIVIEKVRKSFDTKDGVVEALKDVNLNIDSGDIYGIIGMSGAGKSTLVRCMNFLEVPTEGQVLIDGKALGDLTEKELRKQREEIGMIFQHFNLLMQKSVIDNVCFPLYIKGKKKAEARKRAAELLEIVGLGDRQNAYPAQLSGGQKQRVAIARALASDPKILLCDEATSALDPQTTSSILELLKKINRQFGITIVIITHQMSVVREICTHVAIMYEGEVVEKGLVADIFANPQSEVAKELIRKDTGSDIGADSRLDAGKEKGQAEIKSGEKIRIVFSENSAFEPVIANLILTFGEPVNILKADTKNVGGVAKGEMILEFMEGSTRTEMMKQYLKEKGLAIGEVTEYVGS